GAAAGGAAAGATCCACCCCAAACCTGAAAGGAAACACGAGAAGCCAGAAGGCCAGTGCTGCAAAGACACGTTTGGCAATGGCAAGATCTAGCTGGAGTAGGAAAAGCAGATAGGTAGATCCCTAGGAAGTGGATTCTCCTTAGTACTGGAACGGATGTTGTAAACCTAAAAGGTTTTCATTTATTAATTGCATTATATGTTAACAAGAAGTATCTTGGACAAGATGTGCAGTATTTGACTTTCTTCTGAATGAAAAATCTAgggaagaaaaaggaaaataggaAAAGGAATATTGCAAGACAGATAACACACCCTTTTTTCTTAACAATATAGATAATGCATTCTTATCATCTATTTTCACCCCTGTTTGACTTCCACCATAACATCTTCATTGGACATCAACCCAAACAGTATATATGAGTTCATACTCATGACAAAGAAGGGAAgtatgataaaatttaaaagataaactCACATTTCTGACTAAAATCAATCCACCTCAAggataagttaaaatatttattccTAATCTACAATGCACATGAAGATAATGTTGGAACACTACTTACGCAATCCCTTGAGCAAGGGTGGTGGCGACCTTCATTCTCATGCTCCAGTCTAAACTCCTACCTCCTCTAGGAATATGGTGTAGCCACCTATCCAGGGGTCCATTGATAATAAACTCGTACAGAATATAGCGGTCACCATGATGATAGCAACATCCTTTGATAGATACCAGATTTGAATGATGAAGTCTTGCAACCCTTCCAATCTCAGAGTAGAACTCTTTCTTCCTCTGAATACCGCACCTCTTCAATCTTTTCACAGCCACCCTTGAACCATCAGGTAAAAGCCCACTATAGGTACCACCTGTTTTGGCATCCCCAAGGAGACGATTTGCTTCACTGAAATTCTTTGTCATGGACTTTACTTCATCACGATTGAAAATTTTCCAAGACGGGGGAACTAATGCTAATGATGCACGCGATGATCTTTTGCGTCTTTTACTTCGCCTAAATACAAGAAGCCATATCACAATAGCCAAAGTAGTGCAAAGGATCAACCCACTCACAACTGCAAGAATAATGAGATACTCCCTGTGGCAACGCATATGGCGACACTTGCTCCCTAATGTAAAATTTAGAAGATTATTTAAAAACCAATTAAGGAATGTAATAGATTTATCCAGATAACAATGTAGGCCTGTATAATGGTTAGCTAAAATGCACTTCTCATGGAAAAAACAAAAGGGGACTATGAAGCTTTTAATCACATATTATAAACACACTATATCAGGGAAAGAGTTTTGCTTCTACTTTTCAAAATTACACTGGGTGAAAGAAACAATTAGAAATAAATTGGTCTGCAATCACTTACCAGCACCAAGTGTGCATATAGAAGCATGAGTTACATTGCATCTCTCAGCTATAATAGCACCATTGGTTATCGATGTACACAAATCCACCGACTTAAAGCCATAGCATGAGAAATTTTTGCAACTTGAGTCCAAAGTTGTCTTAGGAGCAATACTCTCATTCCAGCTAGAAGCATTATCAGACCATTTCCAACCCAACCCAGCTGTGGTATGGATGCTCCTTCCGCCAACCCAGCATCCGTTACTATCATTGCCACAAAGCTTTTGGACAAAGTTCAGTTCTTCTGAAGATGTTATGGCAGCCAGGTTTCCTCCAAAACCATTGCAGTAAGTCTCTGATTCAGTCCATTGCAAAGAGGTCGCATTATATTTGAAACACTTTTTCCCATTTGGGCTGCTAAACCAACCAGGATCACATCTTCCTGCTTGCGAAACAATAAACAACAGTGCCAAAGAGATGAGACATAATAACTTGAccagttaaaaataaaaaacatacaCTAAGAAAAACCACGTTGAGAGGTCCAAATAAGTTTCAGTTGCACTAGTGTTTTGATAATACTTGATCTAACTTCTTCATTTatctaagaagaagaaaagaaattaggaaaagggtcatatttgtcCCTCACTTCCTGTACTATTAAAAAGGTTTAATTTTACCCTCCATTATACTATCAGTCCATATATACCCCTAATGTTATTCTATCAGTCtatatgtgttcctaatgttatAAAAGTGGCTCAAACTTGCCATTCCTGCACTAACCCCATCCATTTAGCCACATGATCTCCAACTCTTGTACACATTTGTTGATTCTTTTCACCATCTTTCTATATTTGTAGTTTTAACGTTTTTTCTTTCTGTTGTTTCCTTAGGTTTGACCATCGACTTCAGTTGTAAATAATACTAGTAAGATTGCGGGGACTGGAAAGTGCTAGGTAGGAATAGTTGTTTATATCTAGGTAGGTAAAACTCAGGTATCATGAACTTGTTTATATCTAATAAATACCTCATAATGGACAATAAAGCTCGGGTATTCTGAACTAGTTATTTCTAATACCACAACTAAAGATGACTTTTCACCCTAAAAGTATCTTTATCTTCATTAATGGATTTATTTACTTGATTATGCTAACAATTGAGGGATCAGCTTCAAAATTAGAATTCATTTCAGATAAGGTCTCCAAGATTTGAAGATTGAAAGATTCACGGTTCACCACAATTGGCCTCCACTGCCATCTCAAACTAAGCTTACGAAATAAGAAGGCCCAAGAACGATGTTCACACCAGGTCATTGCCCTCTACCCCTGTGTCTTATGAACTTGATAGGAGTAGTCGTTGCTTGGCCTCCATGTTATGGATTGTGTGATATCACTCAGATTAGTGGAGGTTTGACATCGACAGTGTGTTCTCAGTTTTCACTTTTCCTTTGTTGAGAGGGAAGGTGTGCTAGATTCAAGTATGATGGATAAATGAAAGTACCAAGTTCTGACAAACAAAGCCAAACTTGCATTAAACTAAGCTTGTCCAAGCTGAACGAAAAGAGAAGAGAACACTgaagctttaaaaaaaaaattctataaaaaaattaagctcCAGTGTTCTCTTCTCTTTTCATTCAGCTTGGACTCCTAATTGTGTTCACTCAATTAGTCAGTTTTCTCTGAGATGATCCACAGCCTTATTCACTGATGTAGCAACAAATAGACTTCTTTTTTAAAACCCATGCGAGTTCAATAAAAACTAGAACTTTGTTCTTCTTCCTACAGAGCGAATGGAAAAGAAAGGTTCTTCGTAATTGTGGAAACTTAAATGAACAGCTAGATGGTTCTTGGCATGACATTTCTACACGTGTACCAGTATGTCTAATACCATAAGTTGCAGGGATAACTTGAGACTTGAAAGCAAAGGTCTTACAAATGAGGCATATACAGTATGTAGGAATCACATTCCACATGACTGCAAATATCCTGTAAAAACCATCAATATTCAAGAATTGCAGGGGGCAAAAGTAGGATAAAGTTGGATCATCATTATTTTCCCTATTGCTTTCAGTCTATGCCCATTTCAAAAGAATATGATGTGCTATCTCAAATGAAAGATGTAGTAATATCAAGCTAGAATACTAGTGCAATTACTGCTGCTCTACATGCTGATCAACATAAAACACACTGTTATTCTCGTCTTTCCATTGCCTAATGTAATAGCAAAACCTCTAACTGGCGAAATTGTAAGTGTCTACATGCTTCATCTGGCCACCTCCTCATCTAAGACAACTACCAGGGGAGCTCTATGCATCACTTCATGAGTCCCCCCGACATCTAGTGcagttttttttatgaaaaaatggtgaaatgcatatcatcaaaataaaagaaacttcaACAGAGGAGTTCCTCAATAGGAAAGGAACTGGACAACATTATTCATCAAGGCCATCATTAATCCACCATAAAAGCATATATATTATCTCCCTCAAATAGAACCAAAGTTTCACTTTAAGAGCAACCTAAACATGCCTTTATGAATGAAATGAGCAGAATCTACTTCAATCAGGTGATTATGACCACCAGGATTTCTTAGAAGGATAATCGATCAGTCAAATAGAATATTGTTCTAAGAATATTCCAAGAACAACTGTCTTGGAGGAATGGAAATCCATAACTTTGGAAACCGGAATTGAGAGGCtggtcaattaaatttttttagaagtaGGAAGCTGATTATAAATAGTTGCAAGTTCatcttctatttattttttccgaGGGATAACTGGTTGCAAGACAGTCTTTTATGGCCTGAGCGTAACGATGCTGGGAAGTGACATAGTTCTCAAAAtcttgatttatgaatgatgGTTTGGCACAAAATACTCCAAGCTGTGGACCTTAAACCCTATAGCAACTTGATAAACAAGATTGGATTCGCCAGCCTTTATTTGCTCCAAACTCAAAAGTTCACTATGCTAGTTTAAATAAGCAATTGACACATAGATATGCACACATTACATAAGAAGCACCAGTAAGAAATCCCAACATATTATACACAAAGTAACATATAGTAGTTGAACATTATGTTGAAAAGATGATTATAGATGCAACTCCATTACTGATTCTAAAAAGAGCCCTAATCTAATCAACACAAGCCAATCTATCAGTTCCAAGGAAATAGACAGAACAATAATCTAATTAATTCCAAAACATTACCATCATCATGACTTTGATTCCCAGAAGATGAAACTACTTGTGAATCAAGTGTCTTATTAGGGAcctgaaaaaatttcaaaaaaataaaaatcaaaactttctCCAAATTCACACACTAACGTGAATTCTGACAACATATTCAGACACCCTTTTCTCTAAATAAAAGGTACTATAATCGTTTCTTTACTTACAGAAGTGGAAGCACAGAGGTGAAGCAGAAAACAAGTAAGTAGAAACAAAGGGAACAGAAGTTTAACAGCCATCAGTATCATCACTTGTTCTCACTGTATAGCAAAACCTAGAATGATTTTGAGTGTGGGGTTGGGCATTGTGGATACGGGGGGGGGGGGGGNGGGGGGGGGGTGgatagggttttttttttagagagagaaaggtAAAGAGTTCACATTGGAGTCTCCAATGGTTAGTTGAATTTCTTTGAagaagaaagtgttgttcagaCAGAGTAGTTAATTTCTCACCTTATGTTTGTCCCCACCATTTTTAATGACTTCCGTCAAATTCAAGGAACAACTTTTTTTccctaataaatttaaaaatttctttcaattttaaaatagttttaagagaaataaaacgtctagaaaaagttaaaagttgcaTAGTTTagaaatatatgaaatgatTTGGAACATCTTTGACTCGGTTTATGAACTAGACTTTTCTATTCCATGAAATTCATTTAGATACTTAactttcaaacaaaataaaacttttaaacTTATTTGATCGTCGTATGTGAcattaatttaatcaaattagtAAAGTGtgtattatatataaattaaaagcaAGAATTCATTTAAAAGTTGTTGAATATATGTATGTGACGGAGACATAGGCGAATCCACATTTTAGAGAGGGAGTGCATGTGCAATCGctaacttcaaaaaaaaaaaaacatatgaatatCTATTTTGAAAAACTGGCAAAAATTAGGATATAGTTAACAATGCACCCATGACAAGTATAAGCAGGGGCGGACCCGAACCCCCTcggcaaaaaaatatttttatgtatttctgtaatatatatattttgaacccccctCAATGACAAGGAGAAACTAATAGTGCAGTGACAAGTCTCCCTGAAATTAAGCTTCACGCACCCGTTTGAATCCCTGCAATAgggttta
The Solanum stenotomum isolate F172 chromosome 12, ASM1918654v1, whole genome shotgun sequence DNA segment above includes these coding regions:
- the LOC125846449 gene encoding C-type lectin receptor-like tyrosine-protein kinase At1g52310 isoform X1; the encoded protein is MILMAVKLLFPLFLLTCFLLHLCASTSVPNKTLDSQVVSSSGNQSHDDAGRCDPGWFSSPNGKKCFKYNATSLQWTESETYCNGFGGNLAAITSSEELNFVQKLCGNDSNGCWVGGRSIHTTAGLGWKWSDNASSWNESIAPKTTLDSSCKNFSCYGFKSVDLCTSITNGAIIAERCNVTHASICTLGAGSKCRHMRCHREYLIILAVVSGLILCTTLAIVIWLLVFRRSKRRKRSSRASLALVPPSWKIFNRDEVKSMTKNFSEANRLLGDAKTGGTYSGLLPDGSRVAVKRLKRCGIQRKKEFYSEIGRVARLHHSNLVSIKGCCYHHGDRYILYEFIINGPLDRWLHHIPRGGRSLDWSMRMKVATTLAQGIAFLHDKMKPQVVHRDIRASNVLLDEDFGAHLMGVGLSKFVPWEIMHERRVMAGGTHGYLAPEFVYRNELTTKSDVYSFGVLLLEIISGRRPAQAVDSVGWQSIFEWATPLVQAHRYVELLDPLISSSSSSQIPEVGVIQKVVDLVYSCTQHVPSMRPRMSHVVHQLQQLAQPPIVK
- the LOC125846449 gene encoding C-type lectin receptor-like tyrosine-protein kinase At1g52310 isoform X2, with amino-acid sequence MILMAVKLLFPLFLLTCFLLHLCASTSVPNKTLDSQVVSSSGNQSHDDGRCDPGWFSSPNGKKCFKYNATSLQWTESETYCNGFGGNLAAITSSEELNFVQKLCGNDSNGCWVGGRSIHTTAGLGWKWSDNASSWNESIAPKTTLDSSCKNFSCYGFKSVDLCTSITNGAIIAERCNVTHASICTLGAGSKCRHMRCHREYLIILAVVSGLILCTTLAIVIWLLVFRRSKRRKRSSRASLALVPPSWKIFNRDEVKSMTKNFSEANRLLGDAKTGGTYSGLLPDGSRVAVKRLKRCGIQRKKEFYSEIGRVARLHHSNLVSIKGCCYHHGDRYILYEFIINGPLDRWLHHIPRGGRSLDWSMRMKVATTLAQGIAFLHDKMKPQVVHRDIRASNVLLDEDFGAHLMGVGLSKFVPWEIMHERRVMAGGTHGYLAPEFVYRNELTTKSDVYSFGVLLLEIISGRRPAQAVDSVGWQSIFEWATPLVQAHRYVELLDPLISSSSSSQIPEVGVIQKVVDLVYSCTQHVPSMRPRMSHVVHQLQQLAQPPIVK